Proteins encoded by one window of Capra hircus breed San Clemente chromosome 8, ASM170441v1, whole genome shotgun sequence:
- the ALG2 gene encoding alpha-1,3/1,6-mannosyltransferase ALG2: protein MAEKPGEDVDSGPKPTVLFLHPDLGVGGAERLVLDAALALQARGCSVKIWTAHYDPGHCFAESRELSVHCAGDWLPRSLGWGGRGAAVCAYVRMIFLALYVLFLGDEEFDVVVCDQVSACLPVFKLARRRKKILFYCHFPDLLLTRRDSFIKRLYRAPIDWVEEYTTGMADCILVNSRFTAAVFKETFKSLSHIDPAVLYPSLNIVSFDSAIPEKLDDIVPQGKKFIFLSINRYERKKNLTLALEALVKLRGRLTSQDWDKVHLIIAGGYDERVLENVQHYQELKKMVQQSDLGQYVTFLRSCSDKQKISLLRGCTCVLYTPSNEHFGIVPLEAMYMQCPVIAVNSGGPLESIVHSVTGFLCDPDPEHFSEAIEKFIQEPSLKATMGLAGRNRVKEKFSPEAFTEQLYQYVTKLLV, encoded by the exons ATGGCGGAGAAGCCGGGCGAAGATGTGGACTCGGGTCCTAAGCCAACCGTGCTGTTCCTACACCCAGACCTGGGCGTGGGCGGCGCCGAGCGACTGGTGCTCGACGCAGCGCTGGCGCTGCAGGCGCGCGGATGTAGCGTGAAGATCTGGACGGCGCACTACGACCCGGGCCACTGCTTCGCGGAGAGCCGTGAGCTGTCGGTGCACTGCgccggggactggctgcctcgcAGCCTGGGCTGGGGCGGCCGTGGCGCCGCTGTCTGCGCCTACGTGCGCATGATCTTCTTGGCTCTCTACGTGCTGTTCCTTGGCGATGAGGAGTTCGACGTGGTCGTGTGCGACCAG GTGTCTGCCTGTCTCCCCGTGTTCAAGCTGGCCAGACGGCGTAAGAAAATCCTGTTTTACTGTCACTTCCCAGATCTGCTTCTCACCAGGAGAGATTCTTTTATTAAACGCCTGTACAGGGCCCCAATCGACTGGGTAGAGGAATATACCACGGGCATGGCAGACTGCATCTTGGTCAACAGCCGGTTCACAGCTGCCGTTTTCAAGGAAACGTTCAAGTCCCTGTCTCACATAGACCCTGCTGTCCTCTACCCATCTCTGAATATCGTCAGCTTTGATTCTGCTATTCCTGAAAAGCTTGATGACATAGTCCCCCAGGGGAAAAAATTCATATTCCTCTCCATCAACAGGTATGAGAGGAAGAAAAATCTGACTTTGGCACTAGAAGCCCTTGTAAAGCTGCGTGGAAGATTGACATCCCAAGATTGGGACAAAGTTCATCTCATCATTGCAGGTGGTTATGATGAGAGAGTCCTGGAGAACGTACAGCACTACCAGGAACTGAAGAAAATGGTCCAGCAGTCTGACCTTGGTCAGTATGTGACCTTCCTTCGGTCTTgctcagacaaacaaaaaatctcACTCCTCCGAGGCTGCACGTGTGTACTTTACACACCAAGCAATGAGCACTTTGGCATCGTTCCCTTGGAGGCCATGTACATGCAGTGCCCCGTCATTGCTGTTAATTCAGGTGGGCCCTTGGAGTCCATCGTCCACAGTGTCACAGGGTTTCTGTGTGACCCTGACCCAGAACACTTCTCAGAAGCAATAGAAAAGTTCATCCAGGAACCTTCCTTAAAAGCCACAATGGGACTGGCTGGAAGAAACCGGGTGAAAGAGAAGTTTTCCCCTGAAGCATTTACTGAACAGCTTTACCAATATGTCACCAAACTGCTGGTATAa